In Magnolia sinica isolate HGM2019 chromosome 12, MsV1, whole genome shotgun sequence, a single genomic region encodes these proteins:
- the LOC131221582 gene encoding uncharacterized protein LOC131221582, which produces MEDWRVFVDQRTIEEFKRASARNKVIRAKLKGPACLGRHNMAVTCHKIAMEKNLTSDAEISRCEVFLRAHIRKDKVVQYPGLAEKLDELYSSNPASRMTGMDDALTELVGSDNRGRMRGLGCSISKLGRKKSAPARSKVENVIKEKESVTQELF; this is translated from the exons atggaggattggagggtcttcgtggatcaacgtaccatcgaggaattcaagagggcaagcgcaaggaataaagttattcgggccaagctaaaaggacctgcatGTCTTGGGAGGCACAACATGGCTGTTACTTGCCATAAGatt gcgatggagaagaatcttacctctgatgccgagataagtagatgtgaagtcttcttaagagcccatataAGGAAGGACAAAGTGGTCCAGTATCCTGGCCTTGCT gaaaaactagatgagctctatagtagcaatcctgcttctaggatgaccggcatggatgatgccctcacagag ttggttggttctgacaatagagggcgaatgcggggtctaggttgctcaataagcaagctAGGAcggaagaagtcagcccctgctcgttcaaaggtagagaatgtgataaaagaaaaagagagcgtaactcaagagttattttag